The nucleotide window AAGTAGTGCCCGGCCGCCAGGTCCGCCACCAGCCCCGGCCCCTCGGGCGTCCAGCCCAGCAGCTTCTGCGTCAGCACACCCGACGCCGGCGCGTCCGGCCCCGCGAAGTGCGCGAGCCACCCGAAGTGCCCCGGGACGTCGGACACCGACCGCACCGGAACACCGAGCCGCTCCCCGATCACCTCGGCGATCACCTTCAGCGGCACTCCCTCGTCCCCGACCGCGTGCAGCCGCACGCCCGCCGGCGCCGCCTCGACGGCCAGCCGGTACAGGCGCGCCGCGTCGAACCGGTGGACCGCCGCCCAGCGCCCGCCGCCGTCGCCCGGGTACGCCGACACGCCCGTCGAGCGCGCGAGCCGGATCAACGCCGGCACGAACCCGTGGCCGTCGCCCTCGCCGTGCACCGAGTGCGGCAGCCGCAACACCGACGCGCGGACGCCCCGCTCGGCCAGCGCCAAGGCCGCCGTCTCCGACGCCGCACGCGGGAACGCCGGGTCGGCCGCGTCCTCCTCGGTGGCCAGCCGGCCCGGGGCCACCGGACCCGTCGCGGCCGTGATGATCAGGGCCTTCCCTGATCCTTCGAGCGCTTCGCCGAACGCGCCGATCGCCGCGCGGTCGGTCGCCGCCGCGGCCGTCAGATCGGCGAAGTCGTCGTGGACGTAGGCGGTGTGGACGACCGCGTCCGCTTCGGCCGCCGCCGCGCGAAGGCCGTCCAGGTCGGCCAGTGTCCCGCGCCGGACCTCGGCGCCGGTGGCCGCGAGCGCCGCGGCCTTGTCTTCCGACCGGGCGAGACCGAGGACCTCGTGCCCCGCGTCCCGCAGTTCCCGGACGACGGCGCTCCCGACGAACCCCGTCGCACCGGTGACGAACACCCGCATTTTCGTACTCCTCGTGGCTGGCTGACAGTGGTTCCATCGTTGGGCCGCCCCACCGCCGCCGTCCAAAGCCTGGTTCTCATCGGGCGATACGGTTCAGGCATCACCGCAGGTAAACTGCGGTCATGGCGGACCTGGACCTGCGGCTGGTGCGGTACTTCACGGCCGTCGCCGAGCATCGGCACTTCGGGCGGGCGGCGGCCGCGCTGCACACCACGCAGCCGTCGCTGAGCCGGCAGATCCGCCGGCTCGAAAGCCGGCTCGGCGCGCGCCTGCTCGACCGCACACCGCAGGGCACGCGGCTGACCGAAGCGGGCGAAGTGTTCCTGCTCCACGCCAAGGAACTGCTGCAGTCGGCCGAACAGGCGGCGGCGAGCACGCGCGCGGCCGCCACCCCGAGCCGCGTCACGATCGGCTACCGCACCAACCTGTTCGTCACGCCGGCGGTGCGCGAGCTGCGCCGCCGCCACCCGGAAGCCGAGGTGGTGACCCGCCACCTCGGCTGGACCGAAACCCGGGCGGCGCTGCTGGAGCACCGGGTCGACGTCGCGGTCACGCGGCTGCCGCTGCAGGACGGCGGGTTGCGCGTCATCCCGCTCTACGCCGAAGACCGGGTGCTGCTGGTGTCCGCCGACCACCGGCTGGCCGGGCGGGCGTCGGCCACCCTCGCCGACATCGCCGACGAGCCGCTCCCCCGCCTCGACGACCCGGAGTGGAACGCCTTCTGGCGCGTCGACCCGCGCCCGGACGGCCGCCCCGCGCCGGACGGCCCGCTGGTCAGCGAGTTCGAGGAGAAGTTCGAGCTGATCGCCGCGGGCCAGCTGGCGGCGATCGTCCCGGCCGGGGTGCGGTTCAGCCGCCTCCGGCCCGACGTGACGATCGTCCCGCTGGCGGACGTCGAGCCGTGCCAGGTGGTGCTGGCCACCCGCGCGGGCGAGGGCAACGCCCTCCTGGCCTCCGCGTGCCGGACGCTGGAGGCGCACCTGACCAGCCCGGAAGCGGCCGGGCTCAAGGCACGCTAGGAGCCGGACTTCACCGCCAGCGTCAGCAGTTCCGCCGCCGGGCCCGTCAGGCGACGGCCCGCCGGCCACACCGCGCGCAGCACCCGGCCCAGCTCGACGTCCGCCACCGTGACCGGCACCAGCCGGCGGCCCGCCACCTCGCGGACCACGTCGAGGTCGCTGATCACCGCCGGGCCGGCGCCGGCGATCACCGCGTTGCGCACCGCCGACGCCGAACCCAGCTCCAGCAACGGTTTCACCGGCCCGACGCCGGCCCGGCGCAGCGCCGCCTCGACCGTCTCCCGGGTGCCCGAACCCGGTTCGCGCACGACCAGCGGGGTCGCGGCCAGCTCCCCGGCCGTCAGCGGACGGCGCCGCCGGGCCCAGGCGTGCCCGGCCGGGACCACCACGACGAGCCGGTCGGCGGCGACGCGGCGCGTGGCCAGCCCCGGCCACGGCCCCGGCGACTCGACGAACCCCAGGTCGACCCGGCCGCGCGCGACCAG belongs to Amycolatopsis tolypomycina and includes:
- a CDS encoding LysR family transcriptional regulator; its protein translation is MTGPDLDSLRLLVLVDDLGSIGQAAGALGIAQPSASKRLSTLERQLGLSLVDRTRRGSALTPDGRVIAGWAHRVLTEVDGLRTGAEALRTQRGAQLRVAASMTLAEHFVPAWIGEVKRTGPDTYVGLEVVNSEQVADLVARGRVDLGFVESPGPWPGLATRRVAADRLVVVVPAGHAWARRRRPLTAGELAATPLVVREPGSGTRETVEAALRRAGVGPVKPLLELGSASAVRNAVIAGAGPAVISDLDVVREVAGRRLVPVTVADVELGRVLRAVWPAGRRLTGPAAELLTLAVKSGS
- a CDS encoding SDR family oxidoreductase; its protein translation is MRVFVTGATGFVGSAVVRELRDAGHEVLGLARSEDKAAALAATGAEVRRGTLADLDGLRAAAAEADAVVHTAYVHDDFADLTAAAATDRAAIGAFGEALEGSGKALIITAATGPVAPGRLATEEDAADPAFPRAASETAALALAERGVRASVLRLPHSVHGEGDGHGFVPALIRLARSTGVSAYPGDGGGRWAAVHRFDAARLYRLAVEAAPAGVRLHAVGDEGVPLKVIAEVIGERLGVPVRSVSDVPGHFGWLAHFAGPDAPASGVLTQKLLGWTPEGPGLVADLAAGHYFG
- a CDS encoding LysR substrate-binding domain-containing protein, translated to MADLDLRLVRYFTAVAEHRHFGRAAAALHTTQPSLSRQIRRLESRLGARLLDRTPQGTRLTEAGEVFLLHAKELLQSAEQAAASTRAAATPSRVTIGYRTNLFVTPAVRELRRRHPEAEVVTRHLGWTETRAALLEHRVDVAVTRLPLQDGGLRVIPLYAEDRVLLVSADHRLAGRASATLADIADEPLPRLDDPEWNAFWRVDPRPDGRPAPDGPLVSEFEEKFELIAAGQLAAIVPAGVRFSRLRPDVTIVPLADVEPCQVVLATRAGEGNALLASACRTLEAHLTSPEAAGLKAR